The window TTCTAGCTTTCCGTAGAAAGTTTTGAATATGCCTGATTTGTCTTCCTTTTTCCCGGTAACTATGCCACAGTAGTCTGTAGCTTCAAGTAGGTGTCTGGAAGGAATATTTACGCTGAAGCACTTATTTTCTCTGATTCCTTCATTTGTATAGTGCATTTTTCCCAGGGTAACTGCGATCATTGGAGGACTTGCCTGAACGATTCCGCAAAAAGCGATTGTCAGGTAGTTTGGCTTTCCATTCACATCGGCCCCCACGAGGGTAGTGGGCATGGGATAAAGGAAATTCCTGGCTCCTATGGCTTTTTTCTCTCCGGTTTCCACCCTTTCATCCTCCACAAAGCTGCATAAACAAAAACTTAAATATGCTTTATAGAATATTCCTCCCACGAAACTGCGGAAGAATTCATAAAACCTCAGCAGGAAACCCCTGAGTCTTTATCTCAGGGGTAGTTGACTGAGAAATGTACTATTTTATAAGTATTCTCCCGATCTGTAATTAGCATTCCGGTCTCTATTTAATATACAGATTAAGATATAATTAATCTGGATATATATGCCTTTGTGGACGGGGTCTAAAAGAGATTGAGAATCAAATACTAACCCGAAAACTGGAACTAACCCGAAAACTGGAAAAAATGGAAGGATAAATAAAAAACGCTGAAAAGGGCAACTTCTAAACTATACAAACTTAATTTTCAAGGGGTTGTTTTACTCATGTCTCAGTGCATCCACAGGAGCCAGTTTTGCCGCTTTGTTTGCCGGATAAACCCCTGCGGCAACTCCCACAATGACCGCAACGATTAGACCTGACACAAAAATGTAAGGGGAATAAAGGAAAGGAAGTTTAAGGAGGCTTGTGACAGCATAAGCCCCCCCTACTCCCACCCCTACTCCAAGGAGACCTCCAAAGAGGCTGATGATAATGGATTCTATGAGAAAGAGTAGAAGAATGTCGGTGCCTGAAAACCCAAGTGCCTTCATAATTCCAATCTCTCGGGTACGTTCCGTAACTGTGACAAGCATGATGTTCATTATCCCTATAGATCCCACAAGCAAAGAGATCAGGGCCACTACAACCAGGAAATTCTTAAGAGAATTTGCAAGCTGATTCGTCTGTTCAAGGATATCTGCCTGATTGAATATTGTATAGGGCTTTGCGTCTTCATCGTCGATATCCCGTGAAGAGACTCCGAAGTTCCGAGCAAGCCGTTTATCCACCTCATCCGAGACAACTTCCAAATCCTCAAGGTTGTTGGACATGGCAAAAAATGCAGAAAAATCATCTTCTTCGAGCATCTGGTTGATGGTTGACACAGGAATAAAAATGCTCGTGTCCCGGTCGATTCCCCCTCCTCCGAAAGATGTATCAAGGCTTTCAATGATGCCTTTTACTTTGAACTTCCGGGTCACTGTCCTGCCTCCCTCCAGACGCAGGGTAATGTCTATTGAACTGCGGGCGGAAATGTTCCTATCGAATTTTTCGTTGGCAACTTTGGAACCGATTGTGGCAGAAAACGCATCCTGATCGCTTATGAAACTGCCGCTTTCCATAATGATGTTGGCAGTATCCTCATAATCTCCAGTTACTCCCACGATGTCTACATTTTTCTTCTGGGAGAAGTAGGTCACTTCCCCAAGCTGTTGTTTTATGGGCGAAACCCCACTGATGCCCGGGGTTTTTTTGATTATTTGAAGTTCATTGTTGTAAAAAAGGTTGGGTTCCTGGCTGTAAATAATAACAAAATTGGAACCCTGAGCATTTATCTCTTCTTCAAAAAAAACATTGAAACTCTCCCCCAGAGAAACGTTTGCAACTACCGCAGCAATTCCTATGACAATGCCAAGGGTAGTTAGACCCGAGCGGAGCTTTGCGCTTGCTATGCTCCCAAGAGATATACCGATAGCTTGCCTTACCTTCAGCATACACCCTCACATTTTGAATTTCTGGGGAAGTTTAATTTCTGAATGAACTTCATTAAGGTATAGAGGAGCTTAAGGGTCTTCAGCCCTCAGGCAATCCATTGAGGATTAATTTCCAAAACCCTGCACATATTAATGTACAAATATCCTTATGTAAATATTAATGTGCCATTATATAATACCCCACTGTTAATCTAAATTGAAGGGTTTCTACAGGTACTCTTGTCTAAGGTACTCTTGTCTAAGGTACTCTTGTCTAAGGTGCTTTTATCTAAGGTGCTTTTATCTAAGGTACTCTTGTCTAGGTACTCTTGTCTAAGGTGCTCTTGTCTAAGGTACTCTGATGTCGGAAATGGGACCGAAAGGGTCGCCGAACCTAAAACTTGTCTAAGGTGCTCTTGTCTAAGGTACTCTGATATCTCACATATATTAAAAACGGAGCTAACTTTCAAACATTGTAATTTAGTACATTTCTTATATATGCTGATGTTATATGATAGAAAATATAATCATATGTATGAAATACTGAAAGTTAAGATGAAATTACAGATAAAAATGGAATCTCGCTCTGAGAATTCTTTAAACATTTCCCAAACACTTTAAACTATATTTAAAGTGTTGAATGTTGTCATCTACACCTCCACAACCTCTGTTTCATGCTCCATTCAAATCTGAACTATGCGCTGAAAGATGCGTGATTATAAACACATGGAGGGGGAAAAATTTTGATGAAAAATACTGACAAATACCCCGAACTTTTTTCAAGCATTCACCAGAGCTCCCAGCTCTCCGCCGTATATAGAAATCTCGAAGACCTGACCGAACTACTTGTTGCATATTTTAAACAAGGGACTGAAAGGGGAGATCACTGCATCTGGATTGTCCCGGATTCGCTGGCAGCCGAAAGAGCAAAAAATGAACTTGAGAAGGCAGGAGTGGATGTCGGGAAATACATCACTTCATCTCAATTAGAGATTCTGCCAATCGGTACACTTTCGAAAAGTATTCTCCTGCTTGAATCAGCAGTAAAAGAACTTGTGGAGGAGAGGGGTGGAAAAGCCCTTCCGGAAGGGTTTTCTGGATTTAGAATGAATCTTGATGTTAATAAAGTCGGAAGCTCCCTTAGGCCCTGCCTTGAAAAATTCAAAAAAATCCTTGACGAAATTAGTCAAGATAATAGGAACCTCACATTTCTCTGTACTTTCCCGCTTGAAGAATTATCAGGTAGTGTACTTCTTGAGCTTGTGGAAGAAAAGGAAGTTCTTGTTAAAAGAAAAGATAAATGGGAATATCTGGTGAATATATGCAACTTAAACGGGCATAAAGAGCTGGAGACCACCCTTCTCAAAGCAAAAAAAGATGCTGAAGCCACAAATAGGGCAAAAAACAGTTTCATAATGAATATGAGCCATGAGCTTCGGACTCCTCTCAATTCAGTAATAGGCTTTTCTGACCTGCTGCTGGAAGGGGCGTTTGGGCCCATGAATACAAAACAAGCAAAGTATATCAATAATATCCTGATAAGCGGGAAAAGCCTGCTGGAGATTATTAACAACCTTCTTGACATCTCAAGGCTTGAAGCCGGTGAATATACCCTCAAATATGAGGAAATGGACGTAGCAAGCCTCATAGGGGAAGTGAGAATTAGCTTCCTTTCGCCTGCTTCGGTCAAGAAGATCACTGTTGAACTGAAGATAGACCCTTCTGTGGGAAATGTTCGGGCTGATATTACAAAATTCAGGCAGATCTTGTATAACCTGGTCAGTAACGCCATAAAGTTTACTCCTACAAAAGGAAAGGTCGTCATCAGTGCCTGTAAAAAAGAAGGAGTTCTTGAGGTTAAGGTTTCAGATAATGGGATCGGGCTTTCAAAGGAGAGCTACGAAAAGATATTTCTGCCCTTTACACAGGCCGATTCTTCTGCAGCCCGCGGGTATGGTGGAACCGGCCTTGGGTTATATATTGTCAGAAACTTCGTAGATCTTCACGGCGGAAATATTCTGGTTGACTCCGAGATCGGAAAAGGAAGTACGTTTACCTTCACCCTTCCGGCAGAATCGAAAAATGCCCATCTTCCGGAGAATAAAACGAAAAAAGCAAACTTTTCTCTTAAAGGAAATAAATCGAAAAAAATAGACTCGACACCTGAACCAGGAAATTGATATTAGAAAAACAGCTACTTAATAAGAAAATTGAAATCAAAATATCCAGCAAAAATAAGCCGGGCCCAGCGGAAGATTCTATCCAGAAAAAAATTGATTGAGGGATACCGGGATACTCCAATAATCTCCCTAATAATCAGGGGTTGTAAAGGCAGAGAGCAGTCTGACACTGCCTATACTTCCGACGCAACTCCCAAAATTTATCTTTAAACTTTTATCTCCCTATCTTCCCGGCTTCTAATAAATCTCATTTCAGGACGATTTCGATTTCTCCAGGAACTTATTTGTTTTCTCGCTGCCTTTTTCTGTAAATCAGTACCCCGGCAGCAGCAAGGGCGACAAGCAGAACCCCAAGTACAATCATGCCTGAACTGTTTCCCTGATTTTCCTCAACCTGCTGAATCTGGAGATTGCTTACCAGATTTTCATGTTTGTTTATTCCGTTGCCGTAACTTGCAGATAGGCTAAGATTTATCGGTTCAGAAGTTCCCTTCATGTTGTCTGAAGATGGGTCTGCTACAGCATCAAACTCTATTGTAAAAAGTTCATCAGCATCCATGGGACCGATGAAATATTCGGCAGGGTAAAATTTTATCCCTTCAGCTTCAGGTTTTATACTTACAGAGTCAAACCCATTAGGGTGGGTATTTGCCACATCAAACTCGAGGGTAGCTTCGCCGTTTACCAGTTTGAGGGGTTTTGAAGGGATCACCCTTACATTCGAAGAGTCAACTTCAAGTGGAATGTTCTTCCGGCTGTTGTAGTCAAAAGAGTTGCCCTCGATTGCAAGTTCAAGGTTGTGAGTCCCCTCACTTACATCCTCAGAAACCATAATGTTAAATGTCAGTTTGATGCTATCCCCTGGACCAAGGAGCCCCATTTCTTCATAGGGGGCATCAAGAACAACTATTCCATCAGACAGTGATCTCAAAACTGCAGCCT is drawn from Methanosarcina lacustris Z-7289 and contains these coding sequences:
- a CDS encoding flavin reductase family protein, whose product is METGEKKAIGARNFLYPMPTTLVGADVNGKPNYLTIAFCGIVQASPPMIAVTLGKMHYTNEGIRENKCFSVNIPSRHLLEATDYCGIVTGKKEDKSGIFKTFYGKLEKAPMIRECPVNLECRLVDTLDFGGTNEVFIGEIVESYSEEQYLCNGIPDIEKVEPIVFSMYDNNYWGIGKHLGRAWSVGKKFRENINENRKENDM
- a CDS encoding ABC transporter permease, which codes for MLKVRQAIGISLGSIASAKLRSGLTTLGIVIGIAAVVANVSLGESFNVFFEEEINAQGSNFVIIYSQEPNLFYNNELQIIKKTPGISGVSPIKQQLGEVTYFSQKKNVDIVGVTGDYEDTANIIMESGSFISDQDAFSATIGSKVANEKFDRNISARSSIDITLRLEGGRTVTRKFKVKGIIESLDTSFGGGGIDRDTSIFIPVSTINQMLEEDDFSAFFAMSNNLEDLEVVSDEVDKRLARNFGVSSRDIDDEDAKPYTIFNQADILEQTNQLANSLKNFLVVVALISLLVGSIGIMNIMLVTVTERTREIGIMKALGFSGTDILLLFLIESIIISLFGGLLGVGVGVGGAYAVTSLLKLPFLYSPYIFVSGLIVAVIVGVAAGVYPANKAAKLAPVDALRHE
- a CDS encoding MEDS domain-containing protein — protein: MKNTDKYPELFSSIHQSSQLSAVYRNLEDLTELLVAYFKQGTERGDHCIWIVPDSLAAERAKNELEKAGVDVGKYITSSQLEILPIGTLSKSILLLESAVKELVEERGGKALPEGFSGFRMNLDVNKVGSSLRPCLEKFKKILDEISQDNRNLTFLCTFPLEELSGSVLLELVEEKEVLVKRKDKWEYLVNICNLNGHKELETTLLKAKKDAEATNRAKNSFIMNMSHELRTPLNSVIGFSDLLLEGAFGPMNTKQAKYINNILISGKSLLEIINNLLDISRLEAGEYTLKYEEMDVASLIGEVRISFLSPASVKKITVELKIDPSVGNVRADITKFRQILYNLVSNAIKFTPTKGKVVISACKKEGVLEVKVSDNGIGLSKESYEKIFLPFTQADSSAARGYGGTGLGLYIVRNFVDLHGGNILVDSEIGKGSTFTFTLPAESKNAHLPENKTKKANFSLKGNKSKKIDSTPEPGN
- a CDS encoding COG1361 S-layer family protein, translating into MTGLKTPIAFVVIFLLLVSFIFAAPASAATASANLKITIVETNPYPAKIGQYLDLTVQVENVGRDRADDVDIEIVPEYPFSLDSKANAVQNIGALSPDKFASKEFHLFVDKNAQKGIRSIDIRTRLDKTSPWSEKTFDIRIGTETFDSKGTLELKEVISNPEAFMPGDKGTVTVILSNTATTPTVTIDGKDYDTNARIQAAVLRSLSDGIVVLDAPYEEMGLLGPGDSIKLTFNIMVSEDVSEGTHNLELAIEGNSFDYNSRKNIPLEVDSSNVRVIPSKPLKLVNGEATLEFDVANTHPNGFDSVSIKPEAEGIKFYPAEYFIGPMDADELFTIEFDAVADPSSDNMKGTSEPINLSLSASYGNGINKHENLVSNLQIQQVEENQGNSSGMIVLGVLLVALAAAGVLIYRKRQRENK